A single window of Callithrix jacchus isolate 240 chromosome 6, calJac240_pri, whole genome shotgun sequence DNA harbors:
- the HAPLN3 gene encoding hyaluronan and proteoglycan link protein 3 isoform X1, with the protein MATPREEPRLLRGQDGNSAALGLSPATSPLGGRRQPVTVSGRRCPALTLGSACASCSSGVAIELALAPLLQRCLGRRAGNAVCPGAPAWPRSPWHEEMGLMLLVLLLLVLPLLLPVTYGLPFYNGFYYSNSANDQNAGNGHGKDLLNGVKLVVETPEETLFTYQGASVILPCRYRYEPALVSPRHVRIKWWKLSENGAPEKDVLVAIGLRHRTFGDYQGRVHLRQDKEYDVSLEIQDLRLEDYGRYRCEVIDGLEDESGLVELELRGVVFPYQSPQGRYQLNFHEGQQVCAEQGAVVASFEQLFRAWEEGLDWCNAGWLQDATVRYPIMLPRQPCGGPGLAPGVRSYGPRHRRLHRYDVFCFATALKGRVYYLEHPEKLTLTEAREACQEDGATIAKVGQLFAAWRFQGLDRCDAGWLADGSARYPVVHPHPNCGPPEPGVRSFGFPDPQSRLYGVYCYRRH; encoded by the exons ATGGCGACCCCTAGGGAGGAACCGAGGCTCCTGCGCGGCCAGGATGGAAACAGCGCGGCACTTGGACTCAGTCCTGCCACCAGTCCGCTGGGTGGCCGCAGGCAGCCTGTGACCGTGTCCGGACGTCGGTGCCCAGCGCTGACCCTCGGGAGTGCCTGTGCTTCCTGCAGCAGCGGGGTGGCGATTGAGCTGGCCCTGGCTCCTCTCCTGCAGCGCTGCCTGGGCCGGCGTGCTGGGAATGCTG tTTGCCCAGgggccccagcctggcccaggTCACCCTGGCATGAGGAGATGGGCCTGATGCTCCTGGTCCTGCTGCTCCTGGTCCTGCCACTCCTGCTTCCTGTCACCTACGGATTGCCTTTCTACAATGGCTTCTACTATTCCAACAGCGCCAACGACCAGAACGCAGGCAATGGCCATGGCAAAG ACCTCCTCAATGGAGTGAAGCTGGTGGTGGAGACACCCGAGGAAACCCTGTTCACCTACCAAGGGGCCAGCGTGATCCTGCCCTGCCGATACCGCTATGAGCCAGCCCTGGTCTCCCCGAGGCACGTGCGCATCAAATGGTGGAAGCTGTCAGAGAATGGGGCCCCAGAGAAGGATGTGCTGGTGGCCATCGGGCTGAGGCACCGCACCTTTGGGGACTACCAAGGCCGTGTGCACCTGCGGCAGGACAAGGAGTATGATGTGTCGCTGGAGATCCAGGATCTGCGGCTGGAGGACTATGGGCGTTACCGCTGTGAGGTCATTGATGGGCTGGAGGATGAGAGCGGTCTGGTGGAGCTGGAGCTGCGGG GTGTGGTCTTTCCCTACCAGTCTCCCCAAGGGCGCTACCAGCTCAACTTCCACGAGGGCCAGCAGGTCTGTGCGGAGCAGGGTGCAGTGGTGGCCTCCTTTGAGCAGCTCTTCCGGGCCTGGGAGGAGGGCCTGGACTGGTGCAACGCAGGCTGGCTGCAGGACGCCACGGTGCGGTACCCCATCATGCTGCCCCGCCAGCCCTGCGGCGGCCCCGGCCTGGCACCTGGTGTGCGAAGCTATGGCCCCCGCCACCGCCGCCTGCACCGCTATGATGTGTTCTGCTTCGCCACTGCCCTCAAGG GGCGGGTGTACTACCTGGAGCATCCTGAGAAGCTGACACTGACAGAGGCGAGAGAGGCCTGCCAGGAAGATGGTGCCACGATCGCCAAGGTGGGACAGCTCTTTGCTGCCTGGAGGTTCCAGGGCCTGGACCGCTGTGATGCTGGCTGGCTGGCAGATGGCAGCGCCCGCTACCCTGTGGTTCACCCGCATCCCAACTGCGGGCCCCCTGAGCCTGGGGTCCGAAGCTTTGGCTTCCCTGACCCACAGAGCCGCCTGTATGGTGTTTACTGCTACCGGCGGCACTAG
- the HAPLN3 gene encoding hyaluronan and proteoglycan link protein 3 isoform X3, whose translation MRKWRHRELNLPEVTQQDAVCPAPIPSLGLSAQAGLQLIWGAIHCQGDWAGLVCPGAPAWPRSPWHEEMGLMLLVLLLLVLPLLLPVTYGLPFYNGFYYSNSANDQNAGNGHGKDLLNGVKLVVETPEETLFTYQGASVILPCRYRYEPALVSPRHVRIKWWKLSENGAPEKDVLVAIGLRHRTFGDYQGRVHLRQDKEYDVSLEIQDLRLEDYGRYRCEVIDGLEDESGLVELELRGVVFPYQSPQGRYQLNFHEGQQVCAEQGAVVASFEQLFRAWEEGLDWCNAGWLQDATVRYPIMLPRQPCGGPGLAPGVRSYGPRHRRLHRYDVFCFATALKGRVYYLEHPEKLTLTEAREACQEDGATIAKVGQLFAAWRFQGLDRCDAGWLADGSARYPVVHPHPNCGPPEPGVRSFGFPDPQSRLYGVYCYRRH comes from the exons atgaggaaatggaggcacagagagttGAACTTGCCAGAAGTAACTCAGCAGGATGCAGTGTGTCCTGCTCCAATACCGAGCCTAGGTCTGAGTGCCCAGGCAGGACTTCAGCTGATTTGGGGAGCTATCCACTGCCAAGGGGACTGGGCTGGACTTG tTTGCCCAGgggccccagcctggcccaggTCACCCTGGCATGAGGAGATGGGCCTGATGCTCCTGGTCCTGCTGCTCCTGGTCCTGCCACTCCTGCTTCCTGTCACCTACGGATTGCCTTTCTACAATGGCTTCTACTATTCCAACAGCGCCAACGACCAGAACGCAGGCAATGGCCATGGCAAAG ACCTCCTCAATGGAGTGAAGCTGGTGGTGGAGACACCCGAGGAAACCCTGTTCACCTACCAAGGGGCCAGCGTGATCCTGCCCTGCCGATACCGCTATGAGCCAGCCCTGGTCTCCCCGAGGCACGTGCGCATCAAATGGTGGAAGCTGTCAGAGAATGGGGCCCCAGAGAAGGATGTGCTGGTGGCCATCGGGCTGAGGCACCGCACCTTTGGGGACTACCAAGGCCGTGTGCACCTGCGGCAGGACAAGGAGTATGATGTGTCGCTGGAGATCCAGGATCTGCGGCTGGAGGACTATGGGCGTTACCGCTGTGAGGTCATTGATGGGCTGGAGGATGAGAGCGGTCTGGTGGAGCTGGAGCTGCGGG GTGTGGTCTTTCCCTACCAGTCTCCCCAAGGGCGCTACCAGCTCAACTTCCACGAGGGCCAGCAGGTCTGTGCGGAGCAGGGTGCAGTGGTGGCCTCCTTTGAGCAGCTCTTCCGGGCCTGGGAGGAGGGCCTGGACTGGTGCAACGCAGGCTGGCTGCAGGACGCCACGGTGCGGTACCCCATCATGCTGCCCCGCCAGCCCTGCGGCGGCCCCGGCCTGGCACCTGGTGTGCGAAGCTATGGCCCCCGCCACCGCCGCCTGCACCGCTATGATGTGTTCTGCTTCGCCACTGCCCTCAAGG GGCGGGTGTACTACCTGGAGCATCCTGAGAAGCTGACACTGACAGAGGCGAGAGAGGCCTGCCAGGAAGATGGTGCCACGATCGCCAAGGTGGGACAGCTCTTTGCTGCCTGGAGGTTCCAGGGCCTGGACCGCTGTGATGCTGGCTGGCTGGCAGATGGCAGCGCCCGCTACCCTGTGGTTCACCCGCATCCCAACTGCGGGCCCCCTGAGCCTGGGGTCCGAAGCTTTGGCTTCCCTGACCCACAGAGCCGCCTGTATGGTGTTTACTGCTACCGGCGGCACTAG
- the HAPLN3 gene encoding hyaluronan and proteoglycan link protein 3 isoform X2: MGLMLLVLLLLVLPLLLPVTYGLPFYNGFYYSNSANDQNAGNGHGKDLLNGVKLVVETPEETLFTYQGASVILPCRYRYEPALVSPRHVRIKWWKLSENGAPEKDVLVAIGLRHRTFGDYQGRVHLRQDKEYDVSLEIQDLRLEDYGRYRCEVIDGLEDESGLVELELRGVVFPYQSPQGRYQLNFHEGQQVCAEQGAVVASFEQLFRAWEEGLDWCNAGWLQDATVRYPIMLPRQPCGGPGLAPGVRSYGPRHRRLHRYDVFCFATALKGRVYYLEHPEKLTLTEAREACQEDGATIAKVGQLFAAWRFQGLDRCDAGWLADGSARYPVVHPHPNCGPPEPGVRSFGFPDPQSRLYGVYCYRRH, encoded by the exons ATGGGCCTGATGCTCCTGGTCCTGCTGCTCCTGGTCCTGCCACTCCTGCTTCCTGTCACCTACGGATTGCCTTTCTACAATGGCTTCTACTATTCCAACAGCGCCAACGACCAGAACGCAGGCAATGGCCATGGCAAAG ACCTCCTCAATGGAGTGAAGCTGGTGGTGGAGACACCCGAGGAAACCCTGTTCACCTACCAAGGGGCCAGCGTGATCCTGCCCTGCCGATACCGCTATGAGCCAGCCCTGGTCTCCCCGAGGCACGTGCGCATCAAATGGTGGAAGCTGTCAGAGAATGGGGCCCCAGAGAAGGATGTGCTGGTGGCCATCGGGCTGAGGCACCGCACCTTTGGGGACTACCAAGGCCGTGTGCACCTGCGGCAGGACAAGGAGTATGATGTGTCGCTGGAGATCCAGGATCTGCGGCTGGAGGACTATGGGCGTTACCGCTGTGAGGTCATTGATGGGCTGGAGGATGAGAGCGGTCTGGTGGAGCTGGAGCTGCGGG GTGTGGTCTTTCCCTACCAGTCTCCCCAAGGGCGCTACCAGCTCAACTTCCACGAGGGCCAGCAGGTCTGTGCGGAGCAGGGTGCAGTGGTGGCCTCCTTTGAGCAGCTCTTCCGGGCCTGGGAGGAGGGCCTGGACTGGTGCAACGCAGGCTGGCTGCAGGACGCCACGGTGCGGTACCCCATCATGCTGCCCCGCCAGCCCTGCGGCGGCCCCGGCCTGGCACCTGGTGTGCGAAGCTATGGCCCCCGCCACCGCCGCCTGCACCGCTATGATGTGTTCTGCTTCGCCACTGCCCTCAAGG GGCGGGTGTACTACCTGGAGCATCCTGAGAAGCTGACACTGACAGAGGCGAGAGAGGCCTGCCAGGAAGATGGTGCCACGATCGCCAAGGTGGGACAGCTCTTTGCTGCCTGGAGGTTCCAGGGCCTGGACCGCTGTGATGCTGGCTGGCTGGCAGATGGCAGCGCCCGCTACCCTGTGGTTCACCCGCATCCCAACTGCGGGCCCCCTGAGCCTGGGGTCCGAAGCTTTGGCTTCCCTGACCCACAGAGCCGCCTGTATGGTGTTTACTGCTACCGGCGGCACTAG
- the MFGE8 gene encoding lactadherin isoform X2, whose product MSRPRLLAALCGALLCAPSLLVALECAEPLGMENGNIANSQITASSVRVTFLGVQHWVPELARLNRAGMVNAWTPSSNDDSPWIQVNLLRRMWVAGVVTQGASRLANHEYLKTFEVAYSLNGHDFDFIHDVNQKHKEFTGNWNKNTVHINLFETPVEAQYVRLYPTSCYTACTLRFELLGCELNGCHHPLGLKNNSIPDKQITASSSYKTWGLHLFSWNPSYARLDKQGNFNAWVAGSYDNDQWLQVDLGSPKQMTGIITQGVRNFGSIQFVASYKVAYSNDSMNWTEYQDRRTGRSKIFPGNWDNHSHKKNLFETPVVARYVRVLPVAWHNRVALRLELLGC is encoded by the exons ATGTCGCGCCCCCGCCTGCTGGCCGCGCTGTGCGGCGCGCTGCTCTGCGCCCCCAGCCTGCTCGTCGCCCTGG AGTGCGCCGAGCCGCTGGGCATGGAGAATGGGAACATTGCCAACTCACAGATCACCGCCTCATCTGTGCGCGTGACCTTCTTGGGTGTGCAGCACTGGGTCCCGGAGCTGGCCCGTCTTAACCGGGCTGGCATGGTTAACGCCTGGACCCCCAGCAGTAATGATGACAGCCCCTGGATCCAG GTGAACCTGCTGCGGAGGATGTGGGTagcaggtgtggtgacacagggTGCCAGCCGCTTGGCTAATCATGAGTACCTGAAGACCTTCGAGGTGGCCTACAGCCTTAATGGACATGACTTTGATTTCATCCATGATGTTAATCAAAAACACAAG GAGTTTACAGGTAACTGGAACAAAAACACGGTGCACATCAACCTGTTTGAGACCCCTGTGGAGGCTCAGTACGTGAGGTTGTACCCCACAAGCTGCTACACAGCTTGTACTCTGCGCTTTGAGCTACTGGGCTGTGAATTGAACG GATGCCACCATCCCCTGGGCCTGAAGAATAACAGCATCCCAGACAAGCAGATCACGGCCTCCAGCAGCTACAAGACCTGGGGCTTGCACCTCTTCAGCTGGAACCCCTCCTATGCGCGGCTGGACAAGCAGGGCAACTTCAACGCCTGGGTGGCGGGGAGCTACGACAACGATCAGTGGCTGCAG GTGGACCTGGGCTCCCCAAAGCAGATGACGGGCATCATCACCCAGGGGGTCCGTAACTTTGGCTCCATCCAGTTTGTGGCATCCTACAAGGTGGCCTACAGTAATGACAGCATGAATTGGACTGAGTACCAGGACCGCAGGACTGGCCGCAGCAAG ATCTTCCCTGGCAACTGGGACAACCACTCCCACAAGAAGAACCTGTTTGAGACGCCCGTCGTGGCTCGCTACGTGCGCGTACTGCCGGTGGCCTGGCACAACCGCGTCGCCCTGCGCCTGGAGCTGCTGGGCTGTTAG
- the MFGE8 gene encoding lactadherin isoform X1: MSRPRLLAALCGALLCAPSLLVALDICSKNPCHNNGLCEEIAQEVRGDVFPAYTCVCLEGYVGSHCELKCAEPLGMENGNIANSQITASSVRVTFLGVQHWVPELARLNRAGMVNAWTPSSNDDSPWIQVNLLRRMWVAGVVTQGASRLANHEYLKTFEVAYSLNGHDFDFIHDVNQKHKEFTGNWNKNTVHINLFETPVEAQYVRLYPTSCYTACTLRFELLGCELNGCHHPLGLKNNSIPDKQITASSSYKTWGLHLFSWNPSYARLDKQGNFNAWVAGSYDNDQWLQVDLGSPKQMTGIITQGVRNFGSIQFVASYKVAYSNDSMNWTEYQDRRTGRSKIFPGNWDNHSHKKNLFETPVVARYVRVLPVAWHNRVALRLELLGC; the protein is encoded by the exons ATGTCGCGCCCCCGCCTGCTGGCCGCGCTGTGCGGCGCGCTGCTCTGCGCCCCCAGCCTGCTCGTCGCCCTGG ATATCTGTTCCAAAAACCCCTGCCACAACAATGGCTTATGTGAGGAGATTGCCCAGGAAGTTCGAGGGGATGTCTTCCCCGCCTATACCTGCGTGTGTCTTGAGGGATACGTGGGCAGCCACTGTGAGCTGA AGTGCGCCGAGCCGCTGGGCATGGAGAATGGGAACATTGCCAACTCACAGATCACCGCCTCATCTGTGCGCGTGACCTTCTTGGGTGTGCAGCACTGGGTCCCGGAGCTGGCCCGTCTTAACCGGGCTGGCATGGTTAACGCCTGGACCCCCAGCAGTAATGATGACAGCCCCTGGATCCAG GTGAACCTGCTGCGGAGGATGTGGGTagcaggtgtggtgacacagggTGCCAGCCGCTTGGCTAATCATGAGTACCTGAAGACCTTCGAGGTGGCCTACAGCCTTAATGGACATGACTTTGATTTCATCCATGATGTTAATCAAAAACACAAG GAGTTTACAGGTAACTGGAACAAAAACACGGTGCACATCAACCTGTTTGAGACCCCTGTGGAGGCTCAGTACGTGAGGTTGTACCCCACAAGCTGCTACACAGCTTGTACTCTGCGCTTTGAGCTACTGGGCTGTGAATTGAACG GATGCCACCATCCCCTGGGCCTGAAGAATAACAGCATCCCAGACAAGCAGATCACGGCCTCCAGCAGCTACAAGACCTGGGGCTTGCACCTCTTCAGCTGGAACCCCTCCTATGCGCGGCTGGACAAGCAGGGCAACTTCAACGCCTGGGTGGCGGGGAGCTACGACAACGATCAGTGGCTGCAG GTGGACCTGGGCTCCCCAAAGCAGATGACGGGCATCATCACCCAGGGGGTCCGTAACTTTGGCTCCATCCAGTTTGTGGCATCCTACAAGGTGGCCTACAGTAATGACAGCATGAATTGGACTGAGTACCAGGACCGCAGGACTGGCCGCAGCAAG ATCTTCCCTGGCAACTGGGACAACCACTCCCACAAGAAGAACCTGTTTGAGACGCCCGTCGTGGCTCGCTACGTGCGCGTACTGCCGGTGGCCTGGCACAACCGCGTCGCCCTGCGCCTGGAGCTGCTGGGCTGTTAG